Within the Thermosynechococcaceae cyanobacterium Okahandja genome, the region CTCTAGTGCCTCTGCCGTCACTGAACTTAAGCTAGGATTACGCTTCAGATGGCGACGGATAGCGCGGCGCTGCTCTCGGATGGTCAAGAACCAACTGCGGCAGCGTCCTTCGGGTTGATACTCCCATTTGAGCAGGTGACCGATGAGAACTGTAAGACGGCTAACCCACTCACGATACTCCTGCCTGCCTAAAGATTCTAATTCCTGCCTTAAATTTTCCCAATCTAGCTCAGCAGGATTCCTATTGACCAGTGCCTGTATCTGCCACTGTGTCCAAGCATAAAAATCTGTATCGTGTAAATAGGCTTTTTCCATGTCGCTATAATACGAGCATGAGTTACAGCTCCATCTTACTTCATGCTGGTTGTCTTTCGCGTTGACTCATCCCATCAGATTGGTATAGGGCACCTGATGCGCTGCCTTACCTTGGCAACCGCCCTACGGGAGCAAGGTGCGACCTGTGAATTTATTTGCCGTAGTCACGCCCACAACAGCATTGATCTGATCAGGCAAGAGCACTTCAGGGTTTATGAGCTACCCCAAGGGCTTGAACCCACTGCTCCTGATTGTTTGGGGGTGGCGCCTGTTATCGATGCCACTGAAACCCTTGCAATCATTAAAGGCCTTTCAGGAGTGCCCGACTGGTTAATTGTGGATCACTATGGAATTGATCGGGGGTGGGAGCAAATCTTACGCCCATTTGTGAAGAAGATTTTTGTCATTGATGATTTAGCGAATCGTCCCCATGAATGCGATGTTTTACTTGATCAGAATTACAGCCATCGCTGGGATCGTTATGAAGGTCTTGTACCAGAGGGATGCTGTGTTCTGTTAGGGCCTGAGTACGCACTTTTGCGGCCAGAATTCCTGAAAGCACGCCAGAAAATAGAGCAGGAAGGTCGCCCACCCTTTAATCCTCGGAAAGTTCTAGTTTTCTTTGGTGGAACTGATCCTCAGAATTACACGGGCAAAGCACTGAGTATCTTAAGGGAAATTGGAGACTTTGCCCCAGAGGTTGTCATTGGTAGCCAAAATCCCCATCGGCTCCAGATTGAAGAGCAGATGCAAGCGTTTCCTGATGGTCAATTGCATATTCAAACCCAAAAGATGGCTGAACTCATGTGCCGCTGCTCTTGGTATTTAGGCGCAGGCGGCTCGGTAACATGGGAGCGGATGTGTTTGGGTTTAACGGGAATTGTAATTTTAACCGCACAAAATCAGTACAATTTTTCTGTTGCCCTGTTTGAAGATAAGTTTCAGATTATTATTAAGGAACTGTCATTATCTACGATTAGAAATGCCTATAAGGATTATATCCTAAATGGCAACTTTTCAAATTATTCAGAGAAATGTTTAAACATTGTTGATGTTAAGGGTAAGGATTATCTTTGTAGTAAGGTACTGTATTTGTCAGGATTGTAATTTATGAGCAAATCCCTTAGAATATCAATACTATCACAAGAAGAATCATGGATAAATAGTTTTTTGAGGAAATGGGTCGAAGAGTTACTAGATAGATTTCAGGTAAATTTTGTTCATCAAGAAATTAATGTGGGGAGTGGTGATATTTTATTTATACTTTCTTACTGGCAAAAGGTATCAAATAATACACTCGATAAATTCACGTCACCTGTTGTTGTTCATGAAAGCGAATTACCAAAAGGGCGCGGGTGGTCTCCTGTTAGTTGGGCAGTCTTAGAAGGTAGTAACCAAATATCAATTGTTCTTTTTAAGGCAACTCCTCAAATTGATCAAGGTGAAATATACCTAAAAGATTATATTTATTTGGAAGGACATGAACTTATTGATGAAATACGAGCGAAGCAAGCTTATAAAACAATTGACTTATGCAACAGATTTATTAAGGAATATCCGCAAATTTTGAACTACGGAGTTGCTCAAGCTGGTGAGCCTACTTACCTAAGAAGACGTACACCAAAAGATTCTCAATTAGATATTCACAAAAGTATTTATGAACAATTAAATCTTCTAAGAATATCAGACAATGAAAAATATCCGGCTTTTTTCGAGTATCTAGGGAAGAAGTATATTATAAAGATATACAAAGAAGATGCTCAGCCATAATTTGCAAAAAAAATACTCTTGCTATTGCCGCCCACCCTGATGATGAAATTCTGGGCTATGTTGACACATTAGCTATGTTTTAAACAATGAATGATCTGATTACAGTCTTTTTATTAATAATGGGGTGTCACAGTAACTCTTTCATGATCACTTCATTCTTGAGACAGGCTTTTGCTATTTCAAATAGATTAAGGGTACCTCTATTAATTTATAAATAGTCCTTGTAGGGGAGCACACCCCGACTCTGGTTCTATGGCTACGCCACGCAAGCTATCAGCATTCTAGGGATGGACTTCTTTGCCAGTTTCAATCAATTGAGGTGCTCTAGAATCAGGTATAATAGGGGGGTGCTACTTTTATAAGTGACCTTGTATGCAGAAACATATAAAAATTATTGTTGAAAAGCATACTGATGGGTATGTTGCTTATCCGCTTGGTTGGGGGGAGTTGTGATCAGTGAAGGAGACTCTTATGAAGAAGTACTAAATAATGTCAAGTCGGCAATAAATTTTCATATTCAGACATTTGGTAAAGAGGCTCTTGACGAAGATTTGTCAGTGCTAGAAGTGTTTGTTGCAGAAACAGGGGTGGTTGTTTA harbors:
- a CDS encoding DUF29 domain-containing protein gives rise to the protein MEKAYLHDTDFYAWTQWQIQALVNRNPAELDWENLRQELESLGRQEYREWVSRLTVLIGHLLKWEYQPEGRCRSWFLTIREQRRAIRRHLKRNPSLSSVTAEALEDGFESGLDLALRETLLPLRVFPQKNVYTLEQILDDQFLCDTSSDWE
- the pseG gene encoding UDP-2,4-diacetamido-2,4,6-trideoxy-beta-L-altropyranose hydrolase: MLVVFRVDSSHQIGIGHLMRCLTLATALREQGATCEFICRSHAHNSIDLIRQEHFRVYELPQGLEPTAPDCLGVAPVIDATETLAIIKGLSGVPDWLIVDHYGIDRGWEQILRPFVKKIFVIDDLANRPHECDVLLDQNYSHRWDRYEGLVPEGCCVLLGPEYALLRPEFLKARQKIEQEGRPPFNPRKVLVFFGGTDPQNYTGKALSILREIGDFAPEVVIGSQNPHRLQIEEQMQAFPDGQLHIQTQKMAELMCRCSWYLGAGGSVTWERMCLGLTGIVILTAQNQYNFSVALFEDKFQIIIKELSLSTIRNAYKDYILNGNFSNYSEKCLNIVDVKGKDYLCSKVLYLSGL